In Juglans regia cultivar Chandler chromosome 13, Walnut 2.0, whole genome shotgun sequence, the following proteins share a genomic window:
- the LOC109010248 gene encoding germin-like protein subfamily 1 member 13, whose product MMKGSVLMYLQLATVALLALACSLAFASDPSPLQDFCVAVDKYDSAVFVNGKFCKDPKDVKAEDFFRPGLNVAGDTSGLQGSNVTAVTVNELPGLNTLGISLARIDFAPYGQNPPHTHPRGTEVLFVLEGTLYVGFVTSNGDGNRLFTKVLNAGDVFVFPVGLVHFQLNIGKSKAIAFAGLSSQNPGVITIANAVFGSEPPINPDVLTKAFQVDKNLVEYLQKLF is encoded by the exons ATGATGAAAGGTAGTGTTCTCATGTACCTGCAGCTTGCAACTGTGGCCTTGTTGGCTTTGGCTTGCTCTCTCGCCTTTGCCTCTGACCCTAGTCCTCTTCAAGACTTCTGTGTTGCAGTCGACAAGTACGATTCTGCTG TATTTGTGAATGGAAAGTTTTGCAAGGATCCAAAGGATGTCAAAGCTGAAGACTTCTTCCGCCCGGGGTTAAATGTTGCCGGAGACACCTCAGGTCTACAGGGGTCGAATGTCACTGCCGTTACTGTGAATGAATTACCAGGCCTCAACACCCTAGGCATATCCTTGGCTCGCATTGACTTTGCACCATATGGCCAGAATCCTCCACACACACATCCTCGTGGCACTGAAGTTCTATTTGTCTTGGAGGGTACTCTGTACGTTGGTTTTGTCACCTCTAACGGAGATGGAAACCGCCTCTTCACCAAAGTTCTAAATGCTGGAGATGTCTTTGTATTCCCAGTTGGTCTCGTTCACTTCCAGCTCAATATCGGAAAATCCAAAGCCATTGCCTTTGCCGGTCTCAGCAGCCAAAATCCGGGGGTTATCACCATAGCCAATGCAGTCTTCGGATCTGAGCCTCCCATCAATCCTGATGTTCTCACCAAGGCCTTCCAAGTAGACAAGAATCTGGTTGAATATCTTCAGAAACTGTTctga
- the LOC109010249 gene encoding germin-like protein subfamily 1 member 13, which translates to MMKGSVLMYLQLATVALLALACSLAFASDPSPLQDFCVAVDKYDSAVFVNGKFCKDPKDVKAEDFFRPGLNVAGDTSGRQGSNVTAVTVNELPGLNTLGISLARIDFAPYGQNPPHTHPRGTEVLFVLEGTLYVGFVTSNGDGNRLFTKVLNAGDVFVFPVGLVHFQLNIGKSNAIAFAGLSSQNPGVITIADAVFGSEPPINPDVLSKAFQVDKNLVEYLQKLF; encoded by the exons ATGATGAAAGGTAGTGTTCTCATGTACCTGCAGCTTGCAACTGTGGCCTTGTTGGCTTTGGCTTGCTCTCTCGCCTTTGCCTCCGACCCTAGTCCTCTTCAAGACTTCTGTGTTGCAGTCGACAAGTACGATTCTGCTG TATTTGTAAATGGAAAGTTTTGCAAGGATCCAAAGGATGTCAAAGCTGAAGACTTCTTCCGCCCGGGGTTAAATGTTGCCGGAGACACCTCAGGTCGACAGGGGTCGAATGTCACCGCCGTTACTGTGAATGAATTACCAGGCCTCAACACCCTAGGCATATCATTGGCTCGCATTGACTTTGCACCATACGGCCAGAATCCTCCACACACACATCCTCGTGGCACTGAAGTTCTATTTGTCTTGGAGGGTACTTTGTACGTTGGCTTTGTCACCTCTAACGGAGATGGAAACCGTCTCTTCACCAAAGTTCTAAATGCTGGAGATGTCTTTGTATTCCCAGTTGGTCTCGTTCACTTCCAGCTCAATATCGGAAAATCCAATGCCATTGCCTTTGCCGGTCTCAGCAGCCAGAATCCGGGGGTTATCACCATAGCTGATGCAGTCTTCGGATCTGAGCCTCCCATCAATCCCGATGTTCTCTCCAAGGCCTTCCAAGTAGACAAGAATCTGGTTGAATATCTTCAAAAACTGTTctga